From a single Micromonospora carbonacea genomic region:
- a CDS encoding Gfo/Idh/MocA family protein, producing the protein MSRPSVAVVGAGAFGVRHLAAYRSLGVAVSALVEPDAATRARVAAEHDVPRTYASVAELLAAAGPDAASVCVPGPAHRAVAVDLLAAGVPVLVEKPLAATAADAAAIVAAAERAGVLCQPGHILRHSAPHRALHDAVRAGRIGDVLAVSSRRDRPRTLSRLFPREHPALLTAVHDIDLALWYAGAPVVEVRAAARTRPGSATPVLVWAELRHANDVVSSIRNSYLLPEHTPNHTSDLVEVYGTDGVAHVDLGHPTLLVQGEPTEAPDWLLSPVDGGGALAAELRHFLGRIDGTEPTAVVPLADGLHVVRVAEAVVDSASAGGSARRVPQSPHL; encoded by the coding sequence ATGAGCCGCCCGTCCGTGGCCGTGGTCGGCGCGGGGGCGTTCGGCGTGCGGCACCTGGCCGCGTACCGGTCGCTCGGGGTGGCCGTGTCCGCCCTGGTCGAGCCGGACGCCGCGACCCGGGCGCGGGTGGCCGCGGAGCACGACGTGCCGCGGACGTACGCCTCCGTGGCCGAGCTGCTGGCCGCCGCGGGGCCGGACGCCGCGTCGGTGTGCGTCCCCGGCCCGGCGCACCGCGCGGTCGCCGTGGACCTGCTCGCCGCCGGGGTGCCCGTGCTGGTGGAGAAGCCGCTCGCCGCCACCGCCGCCGACGCCGCCGCCATCGTGGCCGCCGCCGAGCGCGCCGGCGTGCTCTGCCAGCCGGGGCACATCCTGCGGCACAGCGCCCCGCACCGGGCCCTGCACGACGCGGTCCGCGCCGGCCGGATCGGCGACGTGCTCGCCGTGTCGTCGCGCCGGGACCGGCCCCGTACCCTCAGCCGGCTCTTTCCGCGCGAGCACCCCGCGCTGCTCACCGCCGTGCACGACATCGACCTCGCCCTCTGGTACGCCGGAGCGCCCGTGGTCGAGGTGCGCGCGGCGGCCCGGACCCGACCCGGATCGGCCACCCCGGTCCTGGTGTGGGCGGAGCTGCGGCACGCCAACGACGTCGTGTCGTCGATCCGCAACAGCTACCTGCTGCCCGAACACACCCCGAACCACACCTCGGACCTGGTCGAGGTGTACGGCACCGACGGGGTCGCGCACGTCGACCTCGGCCACCCCACGCTGCTCGTCCAGGGCGAGCCGACCGAGGCGCCGGACTGGCTCCTCTCCCCGGTCGACGGCGGCGGCGCGCTCGCCGCCGAGCTGCGGCACTTCCTCGGCCGGATCGACGGCACCGAGCCGACGGCGGTCGTCCCGCTCGCCGACGGCCTGCACGTCGTCCGGGTCGCCGAGGCCGTGGTCGACAGCGCCTCCGCCGGCGGGTCGGCCCGCCGCGTCCCTCAGAGCCCCCACTTGTGA
- a CDS encoding carbohydrate ABC transporter permease, which yields MTISTAPEPVAADAPPAPRRRRAHRPGQAREWWLGAALVLPALVLVVLFKLVPLVRGVLTSFEASSGFGGSEFAGADNYTRMLDDPMVRTSFRNALLVVATLPVWIVIPLVLALLIHQRSPGWKFFRAVYFVPYTIAPIVVGIMFRQILAPDGPLNALLRGVGLQPLAIEWLNGRYSALFSLVAVALWSFFGLGVMTYLAGLATIPEETLEAAYLDGAGFWRRLFSVVVPMLRPTVAYWSVLCASGVLIWLFPLIYALTQGGPGDATMLPEYLVFLTTFQFLDRGYGSAIGIALFVFVAVLSIFSVRHMFTEGTRKPR from the coding sequence ATGACGATCTCCACCGCGCCGGAGCCGGTGGCCGCCGACGCTCCGCCCGCGCCGCGCCGCCGCCGGGCCCACCGGCCGGGCCAGGCCCGGGAATGGTGGCTCGGCGCGGCGCTGGTGCTGCCCGCGCTCGTGCTGGTCGTGCTGTTCAAGCTGGTGCCCCTCGTCCGGGGCGTGCTCACCAGCTTCGAGGCGTCCAGCGGGTTCGGCGGCAGCGAGTTCGCCGGGGCCGACAACTACACCCGGATGCTCGACGACCCGATGGTGCGCACCAGCTTCCGCAACGCCCTGCTGGTGGTGGCCACCCTGCCGGTGTGGATCGTGATCCCGCTGGTGCTGGCGCTGCTCATCCACCAGCGCTCGCCGGGCTGGAAGTTCTTCCGCGCCGTCTACTTCGTGCCGTACACCATCGCGCCCATCGTCGTCGGCATCATGTTCCGGCAGATCCTCGCCCCCGACGGGCCGCTCAACGCCCTGCTGCGCGGCGTCGGCCTCCAGCCGCTGGCGATCGAGTGGCTCAACGGCCGGTACAGCGCGTTGTTCTCGCTGGTCGCGGTCGCCCTGTGGAGCTTCTTCGGCCTCGGCGTGATGACCTACCTCGCCGGCCTGGCCACCATCCCCGAGGAGACGCTGGAGGCGGCGTACCTCGACGGGGCGGGCTTCTGGCGGCGGCTGTTCTCGGTGGTCGTGCCGATGCTGCGACCGACCGTGGCGTACTGGAGCGTGCTCTGCGCCTCCGGCGTGCTGATCTGGCTGTTCCCGCTGATCTACGCGCTGACCCAGGGCGGGCCGGGCGACGCCACCATGCTCCCCGAGTACCTGGTCTTCCTGACCACCTTCCAGTTCCTCGACCGCGGCTACGGCTCGGCCATCGGCATCGCCCTGTTCGTCTTCGTCGCCGTGCTGTCGATCTTCAGCGTGCGGCACATGTTCACAGAGGGGACCCGCAAGCCGCGATGA
- a CDS encoding L-rhamnose mutarotase encodes MTAPAGAGPDRPPAGDTGPARRATGDAGPARRATGAAAGPGEQVCHLYRLRPGAEAEYERRHAEVWPELSALLDEAGIYEYAIYRRDLLLICVLRTRAGFAHAGAVTAASPVQARWTASLAHLFAEIADADGEPLWAHRVFHHPGHPPPA; translated from the coding sequence GTGACCGCCCCGGCGGGCGCCGGCCCCGACCGTCCGCCGGCCGGGGACACGGGCCCGGCCCGGCGCGCGACGGGAGACGCCGGCCCGGCCCGGCGCGCGACGGGCGCGGCGGCCGGGCCGGGGGAGCAGGTGTGCCACCTGTACCGGCTGCGCCCCGGCGCCGAGGCCGAGTACGAGCGCCGGCACGCCGAGGTGTGGCCGGAGCTGTCCGCGCTGCTCGACGAGGCGGGGATCTACGAGTACGCCATCTACCGGCGCGACCTGCTGCTGATCTGCGTGCTGCGCACCCGCGCGGGATTCGCCCACGCCGGCGCGGTCACCGCCGCCTCGCCGGTGCAGGCCCGGTGGACGGCGTCGCTCGCCCACCTCTTCGCCGAGATCGCCGACGCCGACGGCGAGCCGCTGTGGGCGCACCGGGTGTTCCACCACCCCGGCCACCCACCGCCCGCCTAG
- a CDS encoding carbohydrate ABC transporter permease: protein MNARHSARIGRYLLTFALVVVAVAAIYPLLFTVVSSVKTQAGFADDPLGLPAGITLDNYLEAFRRMNMPRLLLNSLITTVGGLVLSVLAALLVAYAVTKLRFRGGKIVFLLIIVSLTIPSQAIIYPLYQTVLDLGMSGEYQGLILAYAAFGLPLGTYQLAGYFQQVPDELIEAARVDGAGHLTILFRLLAPIATPALAALAIFNFVWMWNDLLLPLVIMGGSDSKTLMVGVSLLSGQYDVSVPLVSAGLIVALLPVLIIYLVFQRQLVSGALAGSGK, encoded by the coding sequence ATGAACGCGCGCCACTCCGCCCGCATCGGGCGCTACCTGCTGACGTTCGCGTTGGTCGTCGTCGCCGTCGCGGCGATCTACCCGCTGCTGTTCACCGTGGTCAGCTCGGTGAAGACGCAGGCCGGCTTCGCCGACGACCCGCTGGGCCTGCCCGCCGGGATCACCCTGGACAACTACCTCGAGGCGTTCCGCCGGATGAACATGCCCCGGCTGCTGCTCAACTCGCTGATCACCACCGTCGGCGGGCTGGTGCTGTCGGTGCTCGCCGCGCTGCTGGTCGCGTACGCGGTGACGAAGCTGCGCTTCCGCGGCGGCAAGATCGTCTTCCTGCTGATCATCGTGTCCCTGACCATCCCCAGCCAGGCGATCATCTACCCGCTCTACCAGACCGTGCTCGACCTGGGCATGTCCGGCGAATACCAGGGCCTGATCCTGGCGTACGCGGCGTTCGGGCTGCCCCTGGGCACGTACCAGCTCGCCGGCTACTTCCAGCAGGTGCCCGACGAGCTGATCGAGGCGGCCCGGGTCGACGGCGCGGGGCACCTGACCATCCTGTTCCGGCTGCTCGCCCCCATCGCCACCCCGGCCCTGGCGGCGCTGGCCATCTTCAACTTCGTCTGGATGTGGAACGACCTGCTGCTGCCCCTGGTCATCATGGGCGGCTCGGACAGCAAGACGCTGATGGTCGGCGTCTCCCTGCTCAGCGGCCAGTACGACGTGTCGGTGCCGCTGGTCAGCGCCGGCCTGATCGTCGCGCTGCTGCCGGTGCTGATCATCTACCTGGTCTTCCAGCGGCAGCTCGTCTCCGGCGCGCTGGCCGGCTCCGGCAAGTGA
- a CDS encoding mandelate racemase/muconate lactonizing enzyme family protein: MEIVEVESAVRGDAHFVQVHTADGLTGVGQSACWGYPTAVHAVVEAFRPYLIGADAGRIEHHWHHLYRMGPFRGSVLTAAVSAVDLALWDLLGKRLGVPVWQLLGGRVRDRIRLHLLLGGTGAPALAAEAAAAVADGFTAVKFDPLPANYGDLSQARLVAETEATTAAVRDTVGADVDLLIELHRKLTPLQAEAVVPALARHHPLMVEDAIQIDSVSSQAGVLRRAPGVPMANGERLHTIWEFKELLAQGGAQYVRPDVGLAGGLSHARKIAALAEAHHAAVVTHNCLGPLLTMASVHLDTVIPNFVTQEYSPLDDALADGPARACVRREGGFLPVPQDPGLGVTLDLSDPTPLDLTGRPLTRIPLRADGSVAYAV, from the coding sequence TCGAGGTCGAGTCGGCGGTGCGCGGCGACGCGCACTTCGTCCAGGTGCACACGGCGGACGGGCTGACCGGGGTCGGCCAGTCCGCCTGCTGGGGCTACCCGACGGCGGTGCACGCCGTGGTGGAGGCGTTCCGGCCCTACCTGATCGGGGCGGACGCCGGCCGGATCGAGCACCACTGGCACCACCTGTACCGGATGGGCCCGTTCCGCGGCTCGGTGCTCACCGCCGCCGTCTCCGCCGTCGACCTGGCCCTGTGGGACCTGCTCGGCAAGCGGCTCGGCGTGCCCGTGTGGCAGCTGCTCGGCGGGCGGGTGCGCGATCGGATCCGGCTGCACCTGCTGCTGGGCGGCACCGGCGCACCGGCCCTCGCCGCCGAGGCCGCCGCCGCCGTCGCCGACGGCTTCACCGCCGTGAAGTTCGACCCGCTGCCGGCGAACTACGGCGACCTGTCCCAGGCCCGCCTGGTGGCCGAGACCGAGGCCACCACGGCGGCGGTGCGCGACACCGTCGGCGCGGACGTCGACCTGCTGATCGAGCTGCACCGCAAGCTCACCCCGTTGCAGGCCGAGGCGGTCGTGCCGGCGCTGGCCCGGCACCACCCGCTGATGGTGGAGGACGCGATCCAGATCGACAGCGTGAGCAGCCAGGCCGGGGTGCTCCGACGGGCCCCGGGCGTGCCGATGGCCAACGGGGAGCGGCTGCACACCATCTGGGAGTTCAAGGAGCTGCTCGCCCAGGGCGGCGCGCAGTACGTCCGGCCCGACGTCGGGCTCGCCGGCGGCCTCAGCCACGCCCGCAAGATCGCCGCGCTGGCCGAGGCGCACCACGCGGCCGTGGTCACCCACAACTGCCTCGGCCCGCTGCTCACCATGGCCTCCGTGCACCTGGACACGGTCATCCCGAACTTCGTCACCCAGGAGTACTCGCCGCTGGACGACGCGCTCGCCGACGGCCCCGCCCGCGCCTGCGTGCGCCGCGAGGGCGGTTTCCTGCCGGTGCCGCAGGACCCCGGGCTGGGCGTCACCCTCGACCTGTCCGACCCGACGCCGCTGGACCTCACCGGCCGGCCGCTGACCCGCATCCCGCTGCGCGCCGACGGCTCCGTCGCGTACGCGGTGTAA
- a CDS encoding ABC transporter substrate-binding protein: MFRRSLAGALAAGMAAAALLTGCGGGGDDATDGPVTLKVLTWEPGGTEYWKQVKTSFEAGHPNIKLEMQSVPFDKYPEVQGPYITSQSGPDVMANNAGLELFDRRGAYVPLGDKAAEITKDLVTYSGACEGFDTSKTCYGVPFSYQGNVLYYNKAVLTAAGLDPEKPPATWDEFGAACDAVKKAGKTCLALGLSGTFPAYWDFPEIARNYLTEDDIRALLAGKLSWKDPKLVAVLEKLAEITTKGWANKNAPSITMLPDGADIFQRGDAAFAGTIISDAVNWEAFGKALGDDKLGVTRWPAIDPAAPLAQKFSGIEGAVYGVTQWSQKKQAGLEFITWLAGKENGELWVKYGKGQPLNKNVDKALLPSSPAFLKIQELVAQPTLHAGVMLSGPEADALARGWQQVTLGQLTVDKWAEQMQQALERSPTKKQTK, encoded by the coding sequence ATGTTTCGACGGAGTTTGGCCGGCGCCCTCGCCGCCGGCATGGCGGCCGCCGCGCTGCTGACCGGATGCGGCGGTGGCGGTGACGACGCCACCGACGGCCCGGTCACCCTGAAGGTGCTGACCTGGGAGCCCGGCGGCACCGAGTACTGGAAGCAGGTCAAGACCAGCTTCGAGGCCGGCCACCCGAACATCAAGCTGGAGATGCAGTCCGTCCCCTTCGACAAGTACCCCGAGGTGCAGGGCCCGTACATCACCTCGCAGTCCGGGCCGGACGTGATGGCCAACAACGCCGGCCTGGAGCTGTTCGACCGGCGCGGCGCGTACGTGCCGCTGGGCGACAAGGCCGCCGAGATCACCAAGGACCTGGTCACCTACAGCGGCGCCTGCGAGGGCTTCGACACCAGCAAGACCTGCTACGGCGTGCCGTTCTCCTACCAGGGCAACGTCCTCTACTACAACAAGGCCGTCCTGACCGCCGCCGGCCTGGACCCGGAGAAGCCCCCGGCGACCTGGGACGAGTTCGGCGCGGCCTGCGACGCGGTGAAGAAGGCCGGCAAGACCTGCCTCGCGCTCGGGCTCTCCGGCACCTTCCCGGCGTACTGGGACTTCCCGGAGATCGCCCGCAACTATCTCACCGAGGACGACATCCGGGCGCTGCTCGCCGGCAAGCTGTCCTGGAAGGACCCGAAGCTCGTCGCGGTGCTCGAGAAGCTCGCCGAGATCACCACCAAGGGCTGGGCGAACAAGAACGCCCCGTCGATCACCATGCTCCCCGACGGCGCGGACATCTTCCAGCGCGGCGACGCCGCGTTCGCCGGCACCATCATCTCCGACGCGGTGAACTGGGAGGCGTTCGGCAAGGCCCTCGGCGACGACAAGCTCGGCGTCACCCGGTGGCCGGCGATCGACCCGGCGGCCCCGCTGGCCCAGAAGTTCTCCGGCATCGAGGGCGCCGTCTACGGCGTCACCCAGTGGAGCCAGAAGAAGCAGGCCGGCCTGGAGTTCATCACCTGGCTCGCCGGCAAGGAGAACGGCGAGCTGTGGGTCAAGTACGGCAAGGGCCAGCCGCTGAACAAGAACGTCGACAAGGCCCTGCTGCCCTCCTCGCCGGCCTTCCTGAAGATCCAGGAGCTGGTGGCCCAGCCGACCCTGCACGCCGGCGTGATGCTCTCCGGCCCCGAGGCCGACGCCCTGGCCCGCGGCTGGCAGCAGGTCACCCTCGGCCAGCTCACCGTCGACAAGTGGGCCGAGCAGATGCAGCAGGCGTTGGAGCGCAGCCCCACGAAGAAGCAGACCAAGTAG